A single window of Actinoallomurus bryophytorum DNA harbors:
- a CDS encoding SigE family RNA polymerase sigma factor, with amino-acid sequence MAKDPNGFQEFAAARSASLFRTARLLCDDWHLAEDLVQTTLGKLYASWWRVRRADNPAAYARTVLMRTYLSHMRKHSSRETPREAVPETAVNESDQALRMTLLKALAELSAQDRVVLVLRYWEDQSVEDVAAALRLSRGAVRNRSMRALGRLRNALGDELQTLIT; translated from the coding sequence ATGGCCAAAGATCCGAATGGATTTCAGGAGTTCGCTGCGGCGCGCAGCGCCTCTTTGTTTCGCACCGCTCGCCTGTTGTGCGACGACTGGCATCTGGCCGAAGACCTGGTGCAGACGACGCTCGGCAAGCTGTACGCGTCCTGGTGGCGGGTCCGCCGGGCTGACAACCCGGCGGCGTACGCCCGCACCGTGCTGATGCGGACCTATCTGTCCCACATGCGTAAGCACAGCAGCAGAGAGACGCCAAGAGAAGCAGTACCGGAGACCGCGGTCAATGAGTCCGATCAGGCGCTCCGGATGACGCTGCTCAAGGCTCTGGCGGAACTCTCCGCCCAGGACCGTGTCGTGCTGGTCCTGCGCTACTGGGAGGACCAAAGCGTCGAGGACGTCGCCGCGGCCCTGCGGCTCAGTCGTGGCGCGGTGCGTAACCGGAGCATGCGCGCCTTAGGCCGGCTTCGGAATGCGCTCGGTGACGAACTCCAGACCCTGATCACGTGA